The Methanococcoides methylutens MM1 genome has a window encoding:
- a CDS encoding DUF128 domain-containing protein: MTDPQIERKLIEIMRVISESDKPIGARNIADELQNRGYNLGERAVRYHLRILDERGFTEKHGYNGRTITASGKKELEDALIGDRLDFVITRIEELIYKTDYDPLSKKGNVIVNLSTVDKDDFDNAIDVMKYASSGGISISPYIKVFEEDSDSRVYVPPGCVNIATVCSMTFDGLLLKSGIPIKPAYGGLIQMEHNDPVQFLDMISYSGTSIDPVKIFLIRQSTSVLDVLDTGNGRILANMRNIPSSAVEKTKEVLKDLENSGIGGVLGIGDSDAMVGAPVEEGMAGILVAVGVNLVAAVEEAGIPVTTSPVSMVLDYGSMTRL; encoded by the coding sequence ATGACCGACCCTCAGATAGAACGTAAGCTCATTGAAATAATGCGCGTTATCAGTGAAAGTGATAAGCCCATAGGTGCCAGGAACATTGCCGATGAGTTGCAGAACCGTGGCTACAATCTGGGAGAGCGTGCTGTCCGTTATCACTTAAGGATCCTCGATGAGAGGGGATTTACGGAAAAGCACGGTTATAACGGACGTACCATCACCGCCTCCGGAAAAAAGGAACTGGAAGATGCCCTGATAGGTGACAGGCTTGATTTTGTGATCACCAGGATAGAGGAGCTGATCTATAAGACGGATTATGATCCCCTGTCAAAGAAAGGCAATGTCATAGTGAACCTCTCCACTGTGGACAAGGACGATTTTGATAATGCCATAGATGTCATGAAATATGCATCCTCCGGCGGGATCAGTATAAGTCCATACATAAAGGTCTTTGAAGAGGACTCTGACTCAAGGGTATATGTGCCGCCTGGATGTGTGAACATCGCCACCGTTTGCAGTATGACTTTCGATGGCCTGCTTCTCAAGAGCGGAATTCCAATCAAACCTGCCTATGGCGGTCTTATTCAGATGGAACACAATGACCCTGTGCAGTTCCTTGATATGATCTCATATTCAGGTACATCCATCGACCCTGTCAAGATATTCCTGATACGCCAGTCGACATCTGTTCTTGATGTACTGGATACCGGTAATGGTCGCATTCTTGCCAATATGCGGAACATACCCTCCTCGGCAGTTGAAAAGACAAAAGAGGTACTGAAAGATCTGGAGAATTCCGGCATTGGAGGTGTACTGGGTATTGGGGATTCTGATGCAATGGTGGGTGCCCCTGTGGAAGAAGGAATGGCCGGCATACTGGTAGCTGTGGGTGTGAACCTTGTGGCTGCAGTTGAAGAAGCTGGTATTCCTGTAACAACATCTCCTGTTTCCATGGTCCTTGATTATGGAAGCATGACA